The following proteins are encoded in a genomic region of Alistipes shahii WAL 8301:
- a CDS encoding DUF4876 domain-containing protein — protein sequence MKKTYIAILTAAAGLCSCIEMMDSASQADVVNPLNVSFKVKAVTGFVDADGNGTINTDFPVDGLTVRFTNFEEDAVIETLTDENGIAQTEVAPGNYTISVFGESESEGNTYYLNGSVQNKAITKDITPEQAEASNDFSIAIRPAMVGPLCFSQIFYCGSTNPETQATYFRDQFYEIYNNGDETYYLDHLCFARLVPEFATATLPEWPAEDGLNNYVYAVTVWQLPGNGTDYPLKPGESFIITQEAANHADHSKYGGLIDTSLSEFETWAGNPQRVNPDVPDLEYVFWSGYIVTLQWLNTVSGPGLCIYQPGKHLEFPTINTGVVGETTQRQVGKTQEYVRIPAEQLIDGVEMLPTSNSLNMKRIPGFVDAGAASTEKIYVGKSVCRKVIGQRPDGTPIYQDTNNSTEDFETQVPQFRRNGEKMPAWNWSLK from the coding sequence ATGAAAAAGACATATATAGCCATACTGACGGCCGCTGCAGGGCTCTGTTCGTGCATCGAGATGATGGACTCCGCCAGCCAGGCCGATGTTGTGAATCCGTTGAACGTCTCCTTCAAGGTCAAGGCCGTGACCGGCTTTGTGGATGCCGACGGCAACGGTACCATCAACACGGATTTCCCGGTGGATGGGCTCACCGTCCGTTTCACCAATTTCGAGGAGGACGCCGTCATCGAAACGCTGACCGACGAGAACGGCATCGCACAAACCGAGGTCGCACCGGGCAACTACACGATCTCGGTATTCGGCGAATCTGAATCCGAAGGCAATACCTATTACCTGAACGGATCGGTGCAGAACAAAGCCATCACCAAAGACATCACGCCGGAACAGGCCGAGGCGTCGAACGACTTCTCGATCGCCATCCGTCCCGCCATGGTGGGCCCGCTCTGCTTCAGCCAGATCTTCTACTGCGGAAGCACCAATCCCGAGACGCAGGCGACCTATTTCCGCGACCAGTTCTACGAAATCTACAACAACGGCGACGAGACCTATTACCTCGACCACCTCTGTTTCGCGCGTCTCGTGCCCGAATTCGCAACGGCGACGCTCCCAGAATGGCCCGCCGAGGACGGACTGAACAACTACGTCTATGCCGTGACGGTCTGGCAGCTGCCGGGTAACGGAACCGACTACCCGCTCAAGCCGGGCGAATCGTTCATCATCACCCAGGAGGCCGCGAACCATGCCGACCACAGCAAATACGGCGGACTGATCGACACTTCGCTGTCCGAATTCGAAACGTGGGCCGGCAATCCGCAGCGTGTCAACCCGGACGTTCCTGATCTCGAGTACGTTTTCTGGTCGGGATACATCGTGACCTTGCAGTGGCTGAACACCGTCAGCGGTCCGGGACTCTGCATCTACCAGCCCGGCAAGCATCTCGAATTCCCGACCATCAATACGGGCGTGGTGGGAGAGACGACCCAGAGACAGGTGGGCAAAACGCAGGAGTACGTCCGCATTCCGGCCGAACAGCTGATCGACGGCGTGGAGATGCTCCCGACATCGAACAGCCTCAACATGAAGCGTATTCCCGGATTCGTGGACGCCGGAGCGGCTTCGACGGAGAAAATTTACGTCGGCAAGAGCGTGTGCCGCAAAGTGATCGGCCAACGGCCCGACGGCACCCCGATCTACCAGGACACGAACAACTCGACGGAAGATTTCGAAACGCAGGTCCCGCAGTTCCGCCGCAACGGCGAAAAGATGCCCGCCTGGAACTGGTCCCTGAAATAA
- a CDS encoding DUF6850 family outer membrane beta-barrel protein, translated as MIKYSYIKLTGCLVAAALAPLCTSAQRINTEASVERLKSESLQFSYSDNASGIQLDQMDYYSQVGLGYDIEKGSFKRAQEGEHNTGYRFFTDGGGTMKALKGAFIWGSFEYSRDQLRDAEYNASLIDPLRGTPFFIADTYKSKWINQLYDMTVKAAAPKLWDRLIFGIEATYQNGQGAKQHDPRPLVSLSKFEIKPGVTVTLGKHAIGANYQYYSRREDGTASNKISMSTNPVYIFNFPGFYVDASISSSTDDNQRIYNANCMGVGGQYSFTTQKLRLLVSGKYTREIEDVTNSYTTPKMVGTTRDERWSIGLNAVYKPSKENTFFLNAAYGDRSIDGIQYVQEWDNSFEVAKWIIKSKSVRSNSSKAGFEGRLQYMRTTRGDSYNWTAGVEFSTEKLSDIYYFPRSTQDIENCKIGIFGRKNFIFNEKHSLLVGIRASYKMNNSSDIDYNGYKADTKCYTDFTLRDYYYLGSGYAAFGGEITYSFARLFKGRGSVFAAASGDYVRADDHRDLFDRRFYANFKIGLMF; from the coding sequence ATGATAAAATATAGCTACATCAAACTGACGGGATGCCTCGTGGCTGCGGCCCTTGCGCCGCTCTGCACCTCGGCGCAGCGGATCAATACCGAGGCCTCCGTCGAACGGCTGAAAAGCGAGAGTCTCCAGTTCAGCTACTCGGACAACGCGTCGGGCATCCAGCTCGACCAGATGGACTACTACAGCCAGGTCGGACTGGGATACGATATTGAGAAAGGTTCGTTCAAACGGGCGCAGGAGGGGGAACACAACACCGGGTACCGCTTCTTCACCGACGGCGGCGGCACGATGAAGGCCCTCAAGGGCGCTTTCATCTGGGGTAGTTTCGAATATTCGCGCGACCAGCTGCGCGATGCCGAGTACAACGCCTCGCTGATCGACCCGCTGCGCGGCACGCCCTTCTTCATCGCCGACACCTACAAAAGCAAATGGATCAACCAGCTCTACGACATGACCGTGAAGGCTGCGGCGCCCAAATTGTGGGACCGCCTGATCTTCGGAATCGAAGCCACTTATCAGAACGGCCAGGGCGCCAAACAGCACGACCCGCGTCCGCTGGTCAGCCTTTCGAAATTCGAGATCAAACCGGGTGTGACCGTCACGCTGGGCAAGCACGCCATCGGCGCTAACTACCAGTATTACTCCCGGCGCGAAGACGGAACCGCCTCGAATAAAATCTCGATGAGCACCAACCCGGTCTATATTTTCAACTTCCCGGGATTCTACGTCGATGCCTCCATCTCCAGCAGCACGGATGACAACCAGCGCATCTACAACGCCAACTGCATGGGCGTTGGCGGCCAGTACTCGTTCACGACCCAAAAACTGCGCCTGCTCGTATCGGGCAAGTACACCCGGGAAATAGAGGATGTCACCAACAGCTACACGACGCCCAAAATGGTCGGCACGACCCGGGACGAACGCTGGTCGATCGGCTTGAACGCCGTCTACAAGCCTTCGAAGGAGAATACGTTCTTCCTGAATGCCGCTTACGGCGACCGCAGCATCGACGGCATCCAGTATGTACAGGAGTGGGACAACTCCTTCGAGGTCGCCAAGTGGATCATAAAATCGAAATCCGTCCGTTCGAACAGCTCGAAGGCCGGTTTCGAGGGGCGTTTGCAGTATATGCGCACCACCCGCGGCGATTCCTACAACTGGACTGCCGGCGTCGAATTCTCCACCGAGAAGCTCAGCGACATCTACTATTTCCCGCGCAGCACCCAGGACATCGAAAACTGCAAGATCGGCATCTTCGGACGCAAGAATTTCATCTTCAACGAAAAGCACTCGCTGCTCGTCGGAATACGCGCCTCCTACAAGATGAACAACAGCAGCGACATCGACTACAACGGCTACAAGGCCGACACGAAATGCTACACCGATTTCACGCTCCGCGACTATTACTACCTCGGGTCGGGATACGCTGCGTTCGGCGGTGAAATCACCTATTCGTTCGCCCGGCTGTTCAAGGGCCGCGGTTCGGTCTTTGCCGCAGCCTCGGGCGACTATGTGCGTGCCGACGACCACCGCGACCTGTTCGACCGCCGCTTTTACGCCAATTTTAAAATCGGACTGATGTTTTAA
- a CDS encoding HEAT repeat domain-containing protein, protein MNYRKPFFVLLAGVLLLSAAPGRSQTFENPSIQGSSSFAVITDSRTARECRPQMTAYKQTLEAEGLPVYIVSHDWTTPEQVRDVLRKLYAENALEGCVFIGDVPIAMITKAQHLTSAFKMDERDHPLHETSVPSDRFYDDFDLQFVPQGTPSQGLFHYYEMSPDSPQYISCDIYSGRIKAQKAYGDPYKQIARYLEKAVAEHRDATPFDQFVSYTGHGSYSNSLIAWRDEQQLLDEQFGNVFSRTHNAKFLRYSMQPFVKESLIREVRRDDVDMMVFHEHGMPHRQYLSGTPYVESAEDAAAEMQRSLRELARRPGSGRESAAKRAAEKGLDSTWYNRAEEPEMLRLDSIADLRTGIILEEVEAIAPNARFVVFDACYNGDYREDDFIAGHYIMAPGRCVTTFANSVNVLQDKSAFDLLGLLGEGLRIGAWAKNIHILESHVIGDPTYRFKAAHPELDINSMALKRNNGFWLGQLDNAIPDIQNLAMIRLWENDYPQLPAILLDKCSESPYSVVRYNAFRLLESLNGPEYKQALMLAAYDRFEFLRRIAVTRMGRIGDEAFISVLIDVYVRDRNAARIVFNISEAIRCFDKQQVEKAIETYFADKNFYHAREEKQELLDKLIERNELSPGESSTREILDPQGKPRWRQARISFLKNRPYHQHVTEYLTLLGDEQVPEILRVRMAEALAWFNLSVRRHEIADAGRKLLARGNCSPELAKEVQRMINRVESKK, encoded by the coding sequence ATGAATTATAGAAAACCGTTTTTTGTCCTGCTGGCCGGAGTTCTGCTGCTTTCGGCCGCGCCGGGACGATCGCAGACGTTCGAAAACCCCTCCATACAGGGATCGAGTTCCTTCGCCGTGATCACCGACTCCCGAACCGCCCGGGAATGCCGGCCCCAAATGACAGCCTACAAACAGACGCTCGAAGCCGAAGGACTGCCCGTTTACATCGTTTCGCACGACTGGACGACGCCCGAACAGGTGCGTGACGTCCTGCGCAAACTTTATGCGGAAAACGCTTTGGAGGGATGCGTATTCATCGGCGACGTGCCCATCGCCATGATCACCAAGGCGCAGCACCTCACCTCGGCCTTCAAAATGGACGAACGCGACCACCCGCTCCACGAAACCTCGGTTCCTTCGGACCGCTTTTACGACGATTTCGATTTGCAGTTCGTCCCGCAGGGCACTCCCTCGCAGGGATTGTTTCATTATTACGAAATGTCGCCCGATTCGCCGCAGTACATCTCCTGCGACATCTATTCGGGCCGCATCAAGGCGCAGAAAGCCTACGGCGATCCCTACAAACAGATTGCCCGTTACCTGGAGAAAGCCGTGGCCGAACACCGCGACGCGACGCCTTTCGACCAGTTCGTCTCCTACACGGGCCACGGCTCCTACTCCAATTCGCTCATCGCCTGGCGCGATGAACAGCAGCTGCTCGACGAGCAGTTCGGCAACGTGTTCAGCCGCACCCACAACGCCAAATTCCTGCGTTACTCGATGCAGCCCTTCGTCAAGGAGTCGCTCATCCGCGAGGTCCGCCGCGACGACGTGGACATGATGGTCTTCCACGAACACGGAATGCCCCACCGGCAGTACCTTTCGGGGACGCCCTATGTGGAATCGGCCGAAGATGCCGCCGCCGAGATGCAGCGCAGCCTGCGCGAACTGGCCCGCCGTCCCGGCAGCGGCCGGGAATCGGCCGCCAAACGCGCCGCGGAGAAAGGACTCGATTCCACGTGGTACAACCGGGCCGAGGAGCCCGAAATGCTCCGTCTCGACTCGATCGCCGACCTGCGCACGGGCATCATCCTCGAAGAGGTCGAAGCCATCGCCCCGAATGCCCGCTTCGTGGTCTTCGACGCCTGCTACAACGGCGACTACCGCGAGGACGATTTCATCGCAGGACACTACATCATGGCTCCGGGACGCTGCGTCACGACGTTCGCCAACAGCGTCAACGTGCTTCAGGACAAGTCGGCTTTCGACCTGCTGGGACTGCTGGGCGAAGGGCTGCGCATCGGCGCCTGGGCCAAGAACATCCACATCCTCGAGTCGCACGTGATCGGCGACCCGACCTACCGCTTCAAGGCCGCCCATCCCGAACTCGACATCAATTCGATGGCGCTGAAGCGCAACAACGGCTTCTGGCTCGGACAACTCGACAATGCCATACCCGACATCCAGAACCTGGCGATGATCCGGCTTTGGGAAAACGACTACCCGCAGCTGCCCGCCATCCTGCTCGACAAGTGCTCCGAGTCGCCTTACAGCGTCGTGCGTTACAACGCCTTCCGGCTGCTCGAGTCGCTCAACGGCCCCGAATACAAGCAGGCGCTGATGCTGGCCGCCTACGACCGCTTCGAGTTCCTGCGCCGTATCGCCGTCACACGCATGGGACGTATCGGCGACGAGGCGTTCATCTCCGTGCTCATCGACGTATATGTCAGGGACCGCAATGCCGCCCGCATCGTTTTCAACATCAGCGAGGCGATCCGCTGCTTCGACAAACAGCAAGTCGAAAAGGCAATCGAGACCTATTTCGCTGACAAGAATTTCTACCATGCCCGGGAGGAGAAACAGGAGCTGCTCGACAAACTCATCGAGCGCAACGAGCTCTCGCCCGGCGAGTCCTCGACGCGGGAGATTCTCGACCCCCAGGGCAAGCCCCGCTGGCGGCAGGCCCGCATCAGTTTCCTCAAGAACCGCCCCTATCACCAGCACGTCACGGAATACCTCACCCTGCTGGGCGACGAGCAGGTTCCCGAGATTCTGCGTGTGCGGATGGCCGAGGCGCTGGCGTGGTTCAACCTCTCGGTGCGGCGCCATGAAATCGCCGATGCCGGACGCAAACTGCTCGCCCGCGGCAACTGTTCACCGGAACTGGCCAAAGAGGTGCAGCGCATGATTAACCGCGTAGAATCCAAGAAATAA
- a CDS encoding HEAT repeat domain-containing protein yields MKRYLLAIVLLLPFILQAKVAVEKPRSKQPTAFAIVVDQATYDKTAPQIHAYRDVLEADGLSTYILRDNWQTPEQVREQLIALMRKTAKRSPLEGVVFVGDIPIAMVRNAQHLTTAFKMDEDNFPMIQSSVPSDRYYDCPDLQFELIARDTTDRLLSYFNLACDSPQRLDPAFYSGRIRYPEQLGGDKYEGIARYLEKVVAERGKVDQLDNLVTYAGDGYNSDCLVCWMDERVAIDENFPLTDTRKAGNLRQLNFRMDDYMKYRVFDELVRPEVDAMFFNEHGSPDKQHVGSYTTEPDSFDGQYSQLKAEVMIALYMERRKGDKADVEGAKQYFKEKYHLTDAFFETKKTEADDDTKAKGDQTIVSLEDLETLAAQPRFVMLNACYNGSFHKPGYITGYYIFGPGRTVATQGNTVNVLQDRWTYELVGLLSHGVRVGQYNRLIASLEGHIIGDPAFRFQPVEPNTLATDMTTRKGDAAYWRSLLASPWADVQSLALRMLTDAGAISAGELLEFMKQSPLATTRMECLKLIGRFGDEEIFAQAIIRGLKDRYELLRRNAATYAWQSSRLELLPALADTYVNDSESKRVAYIVMKGLELFPEKEVEQALRTAVEASPYADSEAKFTELWEEVAGEQAMKERQRNQLFNGKTLKSRISAIRSMRNNTYHELVPELLKLVADASQPLELRVNTAECLGWFAHTPRRAEIIDACRQAAADKNLEKELRDELTQTAIRLESTVSVPTR; encoded by the coding sequence ATGAAAAGATATTTATTGGCAATCGTCCTGCTGCTGCCATTCATCCTGCAAGCCAAAGTCGCAGTCGAAAAGCCCCGCAGCAAACAGCCGACGGCGTTCGCAATCGTCGTCGATCAGGCGACCTACGACAAAACGGCGCCCCAGATTCATGCCTACCGCGATGTCCTGGAGGCCGACGGACTCTCGACCTACATTCTCCGCGACAACTGGCAGACCCCCGAGCAGGTGCGCGAACAACTCATCGCGCTGATGCGCAAAACCGCCAAACGCTCGCCGCTCGAAGGCGTGGTCTTCGTGGGCGACATTCCGATCGCCATGGTGCGCAATGCCCAGCACTTGACCACGGCGTTCAAAATGGACGAGGACAATTTCCCGATGATTCAGTCGTCGGTCCCCTCCGACCGCTACTACGACTGCCCGGACCTGCAGTTCGAGCTGATCGCCCGCGACACGACCGACCGTCTGCTCTCCTATTTCAACCTCGCCTGCGACTCGCCGCAGCGGCTCGACCCGGCCTTCTATTCGGGACGCATCCGCTATCCCGAACAGCTCGGAGGCGACAAATACGAAGGGATTGCCCGCTATCTGGAAAAGGTCGTCGCCGAACGCGGCAAAGTCGACCAACTCGACAATCTGGTGACCTACGCCGGCGACGGATACAACTCCGACTGTCTGGTCTGCTGGATGGACGAGCGCGTTGCCATCGACGAAAATTTCCCGCTGACCGACACCCGCAAGGCCGGAAACCTGCGCCAGCTCAATTTCCGGATGGACGATTACATGAAATACCGGGTTTTCGACGAGTTGGTGCGCCCGGAGGTGGATGCCATGTTCTTCAACGAGCACGGTTCGCCCGACAAACAGCACGTCGGCAGTTATACGACGGAACCCGACAGTTTCGACGGCCAGTACAGCCAGCTCAAAGCCGAAGTCATGATCGCCCTGTATATGGAACGCCGCAAGGGCGACAAAGCCGACGTGGAGGGCGCCAAACAGTATTTCAAGGAGAAATACCACCTGACCGACGCCTTCTTCGAAACGAAAAAGACGGAGGCGGACGACGACACGAAGGCCAAGGGCGACCAGACGATCGTCAGCCTCGAGGACCTCGAGACGCTGGCCGCACAGCCGCGTTTCGTGATGCTCAACGCCTGCTACAACGGTTCGTTCCACAAACCCGGCTACATCACGGGCTACTACATCTTCGGCCCGGGCCGCACGGTGGCCACGCAGGGCAATACGGTCAACGTACTGCAGGACCGCTGGACCTACGAGCTGGTCGGCCTGCTGTCACACGGCGTGCGTGTCGGGCAGTATAACCGGCTGATCGCATCGCTCGAAGGACACATCATCGGCGACCCGGCCTTCCGGTTCCAGCCCGTCGAGCCGAATACGCTGGCCACCGACATGACAACCCGCAAGGGAGACGCCGCCTACTGGCGCAGCCTGCTCGCAAGCCCGTGGGCCGACGTGCAGAGCCTCGCGCTGCGCATGCTGACCGACGCCGGTGCGATCTCGGCGGGCGAACTGCTGGAGTTCATGAAACAGTCGCCGCTGGCGACGACCCGTATGGAGTGCCTCAAACTCATCGGACGCTTCGGCGACGAGGAGATCTTCGCGCAAGCCATCATCCGGGGACTGAAAGACCGTTATGAACTGCTGCGCCGCAACGCTGCGACCTATGCCTGGCAGTCGAGCCGTCTGGAGCTGCTGCCCGCGCTGGCCGATACTTATGTCAACGACAGCGAATCGAAGCGTGTAGCCTACATTGTCATGAAGGGGCTGGAGCTGTTCCCCGAAAAAGAGGTCGAACAGGCGCTGCGCACGGCCGTCGAGGCTTCGCCGTATGCGGACAGCGAGGCAAAATTCACCGAGCTCTGGGAAGAGGTCGCCGGCGAACAAGCGATGAAGGAGCGGCAGCGGAATCAGCTTTTCAACGGCAAAACGCTCAAAAGCCGCATCTCGGCCATCCGTTCGATGCGCAACAACACCTACCACGAACTGGTGCCCGAGCTGCTGAAACTCGTGGCCGACGCTTCGCAGCCCCTCGAACTGCGGGTCAACACGGCCGAGTGTCTGGGCTGGTTCGCGCATACCCCGCGCCGTGCCGAGATCATCGACGCCTGCCGGCAGGCAGCCGCCGACAAAAACCTGGAGAAAGAGCTCCGCGACGAGCTGACGCAAACCGCGATCCGGCTCGAAAGCACCGTATCCGTACCGACCCGATAA
- a CDS encoding HEAT repeat domain-containing protein produces MKLKRIVLLIAVCLQALSLAAAPRIVRPGVKSPTTFAIFIDSRSYEAAAAEVDAYRAAVERDGLGTYLLIDEWQNPESVRSEIIRMTEAQPPLEGVVFVGDIPIAMIRDGQHLTSAFKSSQDRDWKDSSVPSDRYYDDPELQFEFLRRDADEPLYFYYSLSPESRQHIASPIYSARIKPPKREGADSDELLRAYLRKVVKAHAEQNELDNLFVFRGHGYNSEAPEAWAGEQIALREQLPALFRTGSTVRFYDFESRWPMKPYLLEKMARKGVDVALCHHHGAPDTQYLNGYRNGSGMNVSIENIKRFLRSKIDGHKDPEKRKAELIAYYGVPEAWCQLSDSLHTADSLLDQAMDVHIEDLYNRPMNPRMVMFDACYNGSFHLDECIAASYIFGPGDCIVTQGNSVNALQDKWPDRYIGLLDCGVRIGQWGRHVHYLETHLIGDPTYRFINRALPGTDLNTALTAKASDNKYWLRMAAETMPADVQAIALRKLADNGYDKTADLCEKRVAESPYGLVRLEALRLMSTSRSPRFNAMLVQAAGDSYELVRRLVSQWIGDCGDDELVPAAVEMLLDDELSLRVAYHADENMMFMNPDAVSAELRRQSAAKHELYQNEESLQKRLKRIADKQAEQTETFKFIRDPQNKMKRRLSEITYFRLYRHHYCVPELIALAEDAALEEPLRVAAVEALGWFGRSYQRPIISAMCERLLQSEQPRTIFEQTQRTSKRLEAY; encoded by the coding sequence ATGAAATTGAAAAGAATCGTCTTACTGATCGCCGTCTGCCTGCAGGCCCTGTCGCTTGCAGCGGCACCGCGGATCGTCCGTCCCGGCGTGAAAAGCCCCACGACGTTCGCCATTTTCATCGACAGCCGGAGTTATGAAGCCGCAGCCGCCGAGGTAGACGCCTACCGCGCCGCCGTGGAGCGCGACGGATTGGGGACCTACCTGCTCATCGACGAGTGGCAGAACCCCGAAAGCGTGCGCAGCGAGATCATCCGGATGACGGAGGCGCAGCCGCCCCTCGAAGGCGTGGTGTTCGTCGGCGACATCCCCATTGCCATGATCCGCGACGGACAGCATCTCACATCGGCGTTCAAGAGCAGTCAGGACCGCGACTGGAAAGATTCGTCGGTCCCCTCCGACCGCTATTACGACGATCCGGAACTGCAATTCGAGTTCCTGCGCCGCGACGCCGACGAACCGCTTTATTTCTACTATTCGCTCTCGCCCGAATCGCGCCAGCACATCGCGTCGCCGATCTACTCGGCCCGCATCAAGCCGCCCAAACGCGAAGGCGCGGATTCCGACGAACTGCTGCGTGCCTACCTGCGCAAGGTAGTGAAGGCCCATGCCGAACAGAACGAGCTGGACAACCTGTTCGTTTTCCGCGGCCACGGCTACAACTCCGAGGCTCCCGAAGCCTGGGCCGGGGAGCAGATCGCGCTGCGCGAACAGCTGCCCGCACTTTTCCGCACCGGCAGCACCGTGCGTTTCTATGATTTCGAAAGCCGCTGGCCCATGAAGCCCTACCTGCTGGAGAAGATGGCCCGCAAAGGCGTCGATGTCGCCCTGTGCCACCACCACGGCGCTCCCGACACGCAATACCTGAACGGATACCGAAACGGTTCGGGCATGAACGTTTCGATCGAGAACATCAAACGGTTCCTGCGCAGCAAAATCGACGGACACAAAGACCCCGAAAAACGCAAGGCCGAGCTGATCGCCTATTACGGCGTGCCCGAAGCGTGGTGCCAGCTCTCCGATTCGCTGCACACGGCCGATTCGCTGCTCGACCAGGCCATGGACGTACACATCGAAGACCTCTACAACCGGCCGATGAATCCCCGTATGGTGATGTTCGACGCCTGCTACAACGGCTCGTTCCACCTCGACGAGTGCATCGCCGCGAGCTATATCTTCGGTCCGGGCGACTGCATCGTCACCCAGGGCAATTCGGTCAACGCCCTGCAGGACAAATGGCCCGACCGCTATATTGGACTGCTCGACTGCGGCGTGCGCATCGGACAGTGGGGACGCCACGTGCATTACCTCGAAACACACCTGATCGGCGACCCGACCTACCGTTTCATCAACCGGGCGCTGCCCGGCACCGACCTAAACACGGCACTCACGGCAAAAGCATCGGACAACAAATACTGGCTCCGGATGGCCGCCGAAACGATGCCCGCCGACGTGCAGGCCATCGCCCTGCGCAAGCTGGCCGACAACGGTTACGACAAGACCGCCGACCTGTGTGAAAAACGGGTCGCCGAATCTCCTTACGGACTGGTGCGTCTCGAAGCCCTCAGGCTGATGAGCACCAGCCGCTCGCCGCGTTTCAACGCGATGCTGGTGCAGGCGGCGGGCGACAGCTACGAACTGGTGCGCCGTCTGGTGTCGCAGTGGATCGGCGACTGCGGCGACGACGAGCTGGTTCCCGCAGCCGTCGAGATGCTGCTGGACGACGAACTCTCGCTGCGCGTGGCCTACCATGCCGATGAGAACATGATGTTCATGAATCCCGACGCCGTGAGCGCTGAGCTCCGCCGTCAGTCCGCGGCCAAACACGAACTCTACCAAAACGAAGAGTCGCTACAGAAACGGCTGAAGCGCATAGCCGACAAGCAGGCCGAACAGACGGAAACGTTCAAATTCATCCGCGACCCGCAGAACAAGATGAAGCGGCGCCTGAGCGAAATCACCTATTTCCGCCTCTACCGCCACCACTACTGCGTACCCGAACTGATCGCCCTGGCCGAAGACGCCGCGCTCGAAGAGCCGCTGCGCGTAGCGGCCGTCGAGGCGTTGGGATGGTTCGGACGATCCTATCAGCGCCCCATAATCTCCGCCATGTGCGAACGGCTGCTTCAAAGTGAACAGCCCCGAACAATTTTTGAACAGACCCAACGCACATCTAAACGGTTAGAAGCTTATTAA
- a CDS encoding relaxase/mobilization nuclease domain-containing protein has translation MRSLDIDACMESFMPYLEANRRTTNTVFHVSLDPSPEDKLTDEQLRKIACEYMERMGYGKQPYIVFKHKDISREHLHIVSLRVDEQGRKLPHDFEARRSMEILRDLERKYGLHPSVKGEEQADKVGLHRVNYREGNVKQQISSVVRSCLRNYKCSSYGEFCTLLELFNVSVEERTGTIDGRNYAGSVSGSDRRRLRHRHAIQVESYRKGCRL, from the coding sequence ATGCGGAGCCTCGATATTGACGCCTGCATGGAGAGTTTTATGCCGTATCTCGAAGCCAACAGAAGGACTACCAATACGGTGTTCCATGTTTCGCTCGACCCCTCGCCAGAGGATAAGCTGACCGACGAACAGCTCAGGAAAATCGCCTGTGAGTACATGGAACGCATGGGTTACGGCAAACAGCCTTATATTGTTTTCAAGCACAAGGACATTTCCAGAGAGCATCTCCATATCGTGTCGCTGCGGGTCGATGAGCAGGGCCGCAAACTCCCGCACGATTTCGAAGCCCGGCGCTCGATGGAGATTCTGCGTGACTTGGAGCGCAAATACGGCCTGCATCCGAGTGTCAAGGGAGAGGAGCAGGCCGACAAAGTGGGATTGCATAGGGTAAACTACAGAGAAGGCAATGTCAAGCAGCAGATCTCGTCCGTTGTGAGGTCGTGCCTGCGAAATTACAAATGCTCGTCCTACGGAGAGTTTTGCACACTGCTGGAACTGTTCAACGTCTCGGTCGAGGAACGCACCGGAACGATCGACGGAAGAAACTATGCAGGTAGTGTCTCGGGCTCTGACCGACGACGGCTACGGCATCGGCACGCCATTCAAGTCGAGTCGTATCGGAAAGGATGTCGGCTATAA
- a CDS encoding mobilization protein yields MDTNRKQTNRNARKPETASYKYSFRLNEEQNIRFKELLCKAGSEHNRSRFIVKRIFAEEFVVVRRDPSKTQFVARLNDFYFQFQKLANNYNQIVKVINAHFSNIAIPHQIAALEQRTRELKALSMEILNLAKQAKEWLRI; encoded by the coding sequence ATGGATACCAATCGTAAACAGACAAACAGAAATGCCCGGAAGCCTGAAACTGCGAGTTATAAGTACTCTTTCCGGCTCAATGAAGAGCAAAATATTCGCTTCAAGGAGTTGCTTTGTAAAGCCGGATCGGAGCATAACCGCAGCCGTTTTATCGTCAAAAGAATCTTCGCCGAGGAGTTCGTTGTCGTCAGACGCGATCCGTCGAAGACGCAGTTCGTCGCCCGGCTGAACGATTTTTATTTCCAGTTTCAGAAACTCGCCAACAACTATAATCAGATTGTAAAGGTCATCAATGCGCACTTCTCCAACATTGCAATCCCGCATCAGATCGCCGCATTGGAACAGCGCACGAGGGAATTGAAAGCCTTGAGTATGGAGATTCTCAACCTCGCAAAACAAGCTAAGGAGTGGTTGCGAATATAA